TGGTACGTCCTTCACACCTACTCGGGGTACGAGCAGCGCGTGCGCGACAACCTCGAGAGCCGCGTCAAGGCTCTCGGGATCGAGGAGCGCATCCACGAGGTGGTGATCCCCACCGAGGAGGTCACCGAGTACAAGAAGGGCAAGAAGCAGGTCGTCGAGAAGAAGGTCTTCCCCGGGTACGTGATGGTCCGCATGGACATGGACAAGGAGACCTGGGGGGTGGTCAGGAACACGCCCGCGGTCACCGGTTTCGTCGGCACCGCCGGCTCCGAGCCGCTCCCGCTGTCGATCCGCGAGGTCGCCGAGATCCTCCGCGTGCCCGAGCAGGCCCGGGTCGAAGCAGACGAGATCGAGCTCGAGGAGGAGGTCGCCGCCGTCCCCGAGATCGATCTCGACGTCGACGAGACGGTGCGTGTCACGTCCGGGCCGTTCGCCGACTTCACCGGGACGATCGCCGAGATCAACCTCGACCAGCACAAGCTCAAGGTGCTCGTGTCGATCTTCGGCCGGGAGACCCCCGTGGAGCTGGGCTTCGACCAGGTCGCCAAACTGTGACGGCGTCTCGCTGCGTCGGGCGGGCCGTCGGGATGGCTGGGAGACCTCTGCCCGGCGGCGTTCGGCGACACGACGGTGACCCGCGCGACGTTGTCGCGGCCGAAGAATAAGGAACAAGATGGCGAAGAAGGTCATCGGGCTGATCAAGCTCCAGATCCCGGCGGGGCAGGCGACGCCTGCGCCGCCGGTGGGCCCCGCGCTGGGTCAGCACGGGGTGAACATCATGGAGTTCTGCAAGGTGTTCAACGAGCGCACCGCGCCACAGCAGGGCGACATCGTCCCCGTCGAGATCACCGTGTTCGAGGACCGCTCGTTCACGTTCATCACCAAGACGCCCCCGGCCGCGCAGCTGCTGTTGAAGGCCGCCGGCGTGGACAAGGGCTCCGGTACGCCCCACAGCACCATGGTGGCGACGGTGACCCGTGACCAGGTGCGTGAGATCGCCGAACGCAAGATGCCCGACCTCAACGCCATCGACGTGGACGGGGCCATGCGGATCATCGAGGGCACCGCCCGCTCGATGGGGATCATCGTCGAGGGCTGAGTCGAGGCGGAAGGACCGATCATGGCCAAGCACGGCAAGAAGTACCGGGCGGCGCTCGAGAAGATCGACCGCACCCGCGCCTACGCGCCCCGCGCCGCGCTGCGTGTGCTCAAGGACACCGTGACGGTCGACTTCGACCCCACCGTGGAGATCGCGTTCCGGCTGGGCATCGACCCGCGGAAAGCGGACCAGATGGTGCGCGGGGCGGTGGTCCTGCCCGCTGGTACGGGGACGACCGCGAACGTGGCAGTGATCGCGGTCGGCGAGAAGGCGACCGAAGCGCAGGAGGCGGGCGCAGACCTGGTCGGTGCCGACGATCTGATCGAGCGCCTGTCCGCCGGGGAGCTCGTCGACGAGCTCGACACGATCATCGCCACACCCGACCAGATGGGGAAGCTCGGCCGACTCGGGAAGCTGCTCGGACCGCGAGGGTTGATGCCCAACCCCAAGTCCGGGACCGTCACGATGGACGTGGGCCGAGCCGTCCGTGACACCAAGGCGGGGAAGGTCGAGTACCGCTCGGATCGGCAGGGCAACGTCCACACGGTCCTGGGAAAGGCGTCCTTCCCGATCGATCAGCTCCTGGACAACTACCAGGCCCTGTTCGAGGAGCTGCAGCGTCAGCGGCCGGCGTCCGCCAAAGGCCGGTACTTCCGCAACGTCACGGTGTCGACCAGCATGGGGCCGGGGATCCACATCGATCCGGCCCGCACACGCGATCTCCTCGAGGAAGAGGACATCCCGGCGACGGTCGCGTGACCGGCCCGGGCAGGAGCAGCAGTGGTCGCGGCTGACAGCGGACACCGGACGGTCCTGGTGGTCGACGCCGACCAGGCGATCCGTTCGTTGGTGAAGCTGACGCTCGACAGCGACACGACGACCGTCCATGAGGCGGCGGATGCCGACGCGGCGATGGCAGCGATCGACGAGCACAGCGCGGACGTGGCCATCGTCGATGCAGAGCTGCCCGGTGGGGGCGTCGACGCCTGCGGACGTCTGAAAGGGAGTCGACGCCGGACACGGACGATCCTGCTCGTGCGCAAGGGCCAGCTGGATGACGTCGATGATCCCCAGGGTCACGTCGACGCACTCCTCACCAAGCCGTTCACGTCGTTGAGCTTGCTGCGTAAGGTCGACGGGCTGACCACCTGACGGTTTGACCCCCCGATCGGCCGCCCGTAGCCTGCCCTCGGTTACGCCACAGACCGCGAGGTCATCCCCACCGGGATCGAAGGCCGTCGCAGCCGGGGCGCGGGTCTCAAGCAGCGAAGCTCGAGCAGCGAAGCTCAAGCAGCGAAGCGGTAGACCCGCCCCACGGAGACGACGCGGCCCGCGCAGGCGAGAAGGCCCGGCGGTCCTCCGCCGCCGCGCGACAGCCTCGCCCCAAGCGGTCGATGACGCAGAGGGCGTCCTGGTTGTGGTGTCGCCGGTTGCGGGACGTGAAGGAGAGACCGTGGTCAGGGCCGAGAAAGTCGCGGTGGTCGAGCAGGTCCGGGAGCACCTGACGAGCAACCCGGCCACGCTGTTCACCGACTACCGCGGGTTGACGGTCCCCCAGCTCGCCGAGCTGCGGGACCGGCTCCGCGAGGTCGGTGCCCGCTACGTCGTCGTCAAGAACACGCTGGCGCAGATCGCGGCCCGCGATGCCGGCTACGGCGACCTGGACCAGGTCCTGACCGGGCCGACAGCCCTGACCTACTGCACCGACGACCCGGTCTCGCCGGCCAAGGCGCTCCGCGACTTCGCTCGCGCTCACCCGGAGCTCACGGTCAAGGGTGCCATCCTCGAGGGCCGGTTCGTCGACGCCGCCACCGCCGAGAAGCTCGCTGACCTCGAGAGCCGCGAGGAGCTCCTGGGCCGGTTCGCCGGGATGCTGTACGCCTCGCTCGCCAACGCGGCGAGCCTCATGCAGGCGCCGCTGGCGCAGGTCGCCCGACTGGTTCAGGCCCTGGAGGACAAAGGAGGCCACCCGGCGGAGGGCGGCGACGCTGCCGCGCAGCCAGCCCCGGCCGAGACGCCGGCTGACCAGGAGGCGCCGGGCGAGGAGCCCGCTGCGGAGCGCGCCGCTGAGGAGGCCGGCCCCGACGCCGACCAAGAGCGACAGCCGGCAGCTGCGGCATCCCCCGTCGATGGCGCGCGCGACACCGTGGCCGCTGTCGTCACCACCGTCGGGGAGAACGTCGCTGAGGCCGTCGAGGCGGCCGGGAGTGCGGCCGAGTCCGCCGCTGATGCCCTCGCGGAGAGCCCCGAGGACGCCAGCGAGGCCGTCGCCGACGCCGTGGAGCGCGCTGGGGACGCCGCGGAGGACGCCGTCGAGACCGCAGGTGAGGCCCTCGAGTCCGCCGCAGAGGCGGTCGGCGATGCGGTGCGCAGCGGCACGGACTCCGCCGCAGACGCCCTCCAAGGGCAGGACACCGAGGAGGCCGAGGGGCCGGCGTCCTGATAGCGACCGGGCGCTGTCCGCGTCCGCCACCGTCAACAAGGACAAGGAGGCGAACACCATGGCCAAGCTCTCGACCGATGAGCTGATCGAGCAGTTCAAGCAGCTGACGCTGCTCGAGCTCTCCGAGCTCGTCAAGAAGTTCGAAGACACGTTCGACGTCACCGCCCAGGCGCCGGTGGTCGCCGCGGCAGCGCCCGCGGCAGCCGCGGCGCAGGAGGAGCCGGCGGAGGAGAAGACGGCGTTCGACGTGGTCCTCACCGGGGCTGGCGACAAGAAGATCCAGGTCATCAAGGAGGTCCGTGGCTTGACGAACCTGGGTCTGAAGGAGGCCAAGGACCTCGTCGAAGCTGCCCCCAAGCCGGTCCTGGAGGGCGTCTCCAAGGATCAGGCAGAGGAGGCACGTGAGAAGCTCGAGGGGGCTGGCGCCACGGTCGAGGTGGCCTGACGGCACGACGGTCAGCTGCGTCTCGGCGCGTCGTCTCCGTGGGGCGGGTCTACCGCTTCGCTGCTTGAGACCCGCACCCCGTTGGGCGGGTCTACCGCTTCGCTGCTTGAGACCCGCACCCCGTTGGGCGGGTCTACCGCTTCGCTGCTTGAGACCCGCACCCCGTTGGGCGGGTCTCCCGCTTCGCTGCTTGGGCTTCACTGCTTGAGCTTCGCTGCTTGGGCTTCTCTGCTTGAGCTTCTCTGCTTGAGACCCGCGCCCCGGCTGCTGCGCCGACCGGCTCCCTTGACGGGCGCGGAGACGTGCCCTATATTTGACGGTCGCCCTCGACTGTGCCCTTGTGACCCGCATTGCGATGCGTGCGGCGGGCGTGTCGCCGCATCCACCCGACGGGGGAGATCGTCACCTGATGGAGAGCACCGCTGCCGGCCGCGCACCCGTCATCGGCGCGTGGGCCGGGCCTCGCCCTGTCCGCCTCTCCTCGTCCCCACCTGGAACCGGGTGATCCTGAGGTCACCGGCGCCTTCCCGGGCCGCGCCGGTGACCGCGTCGGGAGCGCCCGCGACTCCCGCCTTGCCCGATCTCGTAGCAACCATCCCACCAGGGAGGAACCCCGTTGGCTGGCGTCCACGTCGAAGATCGTCTGAGCTTCTCCACACTGCCCGAGGGTTTGCCGCTCAAGGAGCTCGATCTCCTCGCGATCCAGCGTGCGTCGTTCCGTTGGCTGCTGGACGAGGGCCTCGGCGAGATCTTCGACGAGATTTCCCCGATCGAGGACTCACAGGCGAAGATGGCCCTGTGGTTCTCCGACCACCGTTTCGAGGAGCCTAAGTACTCCGAGGCGGAGTGCAAGGAAAAAGACATCACCTACGCCGCCCCTCTGTTCGTCACGGCGGAGTTCACCAACCTGGAGACCGGCGAGATCAAGGCCCAGACGGTCTTCATGGGCGACTTCCCGATCATGACGGAGAAGGGCACTTTCATCGTCAACGGCACCGAGCGGGTGGTCGTCTCGCAACTGGTGCGCTCCCCGGGTGTGTACTTCGATACGTCGATCGACAAGACGACCGGCCGTGACGTGTTCGGGTGCAAGATCATCCCGGCGCGCGGCGCGTGGCTGGAGTTCGAGGTCGACAAGCGTGATCTCGTCGGGGTCCGCGTCGACCGCAAGCGCAAGCAGCACATCACGGTGTTCTACCGGGCGCTCAAGGCGATCGTCCGCAACGAGTCGACCGGCCAGTACGAACTCGCGCCACGGGAGGTGCTCGAGGAGCCCGTCGACGACCAGGAGATCCTGGACTTCTTCGGCGCGGCGGAATCGATCCAGCTCACGCTCGGCAAGGATCGCTCGGTCCCGACACCGGCGGAGGCGCTGGAGGAGATCTACAAGAAGCTGCGCCCCGGTGAGCCACCCAGCGCCGAGCAGGCCGGCAACCTGCTGATCAACATGTTCTTCAACGCAAAGCGGTACGACCTCGCCCGGGTTGGCCGGTACAAGGTCGACAAGAAGCTCGGCGCCGAGTACCAGTCGCTGGGTTGGGAGGCGCCGCAGCCGCACGTCCTCACCAAGCATGACGTGCTGGCGACCATGTCGTACCTCGTCAAGCTGCACGCCGGCCTCGACGGCTACGACGTCGACGACATCGACCACTTCGGTAACCGCCGGCTGCGGTCCGTTGGGGAGCTCATCCAGAACCAGGTCCGTATCGGCCTGTCGCGCATGGAGCGTGTGGTCCGCGAACGGATGACCACCCAGGACCTCGAGGCCATCACGCCCCAGACCCTGATCAACATCCGCCCGGTGGTGTCGGCGATCCGCGAGTTCTTCGGGACCTCGCAGCTGTCACAGTTCATGGACCAGACCAACCCGCTGGCTGGCTTGACCCACAAGCGGCGGCTGTCGGCGCTGGGTCCAGGGGGCTTGAGCCGTGAGCGCGCGGGCTTCGAGGTCCGCGACGTCCACCCGTCCCACTACGGGCGGATGTGCCCCATCGAAACACCCGAGGGTCCCAACATCGGGCTGATCGGGTCGTTGGCGTCGTACGCGCGCATCAACGAGTTCGGCTTCATCGAGACGCCCTACCGGAGAGTCGATGGCGGGCGGGTTACCGACCAGGTCGACTACCTCACCGCCGACCTCGAGGACCGCTACATCGTGGCGCAGGCCAACGCCCCCCTGGACGCCGATGGGCGGTTCGTCAACGAGCTCGTCCTGTGCCGAGCCAAGGGTGGCGAGGTCCGCGAGGTGATCGCCGACGAGGTCGACTACATGGACGTGTCGCCGCGGCAGACCGTGTCGGTGTCGGCCGCCCTGATCCCGTTCCTGGAGCACGACGACGCCAACCGGGCGCTGATGGGGACCAACATGCAGCGCCAGGCGGTTCCCCTGATCAAGTCTGAGTCGCCGTTCGTCGGGACCGGGATCGAAGACAAGATCGCGCGGAACGCCGGTGACGTGGTCCTCACGCGCCGCCCGGGCGTGGTCGTCGAGGTCGCGGCGGACCATCTCTACGTCAAGGCCGACGATGGCGGACTCGACCGCTACGACCTCGACAAGTTCCAGCGCACCAACCAGGGGACCTGCTTCAACCAGCGGCCGATCGTCACCGAGGGGCAGCACGTCGACGTCGGTGACGTCCTCGCCGACGGTCCCTCGACCCACGGCGGCGAGCTCGCGCTGGGCAAGAACCTCCTGGTGGCGTTCATGTCGTGGGAGGGCTTCAACTACGAGGACGCGATCATCGTCTCGCAGCGGCTGGTGCGTGAGGACGAGATGACCTCGATCCACGTCGAGCAGTACGAGGTGGATGCTCGCGAGACCAAGCTCGGTCCCGAAGAGATCACCCGTGACATCCCCAACGTCTCCGAGGAGGTCTTGGCCAACCTCGACGAGGAGGGGGTCATCCGCATCGGTGCCGAGGTGCAGCCCGGCGACATCCTCGTCGGGAAGGTGACACCGAAGGGCGAGACCGAGCTCACGCCCGAGGAGCGCCTGCTGCGGGCCATCTTCGGGGAGAAGGCCCGCGAGGTCCGCGACACCTCGCTGAAGGTGCCCCACGGCGAGGGCGGCATCGTGATCGGCGTCCGGCGGTTCGCGCGGACCGCGGGCGACGAGCTGCCTCCGGGTGTCAACGACCTGGTGCAGGTCTTCGTCGCTCAGAAGCGCAAGATCAGCGAGGGTGACAAGCTCGCAGGTCGCCACGGCAATAAGGGCGTCATCTCCAAGATCCTGCCGATGGAGGACATGCCGTTCCTGGCTGACGGCACGCCGGTGGACATCGTGTTGAACCCGCTGGGCGTCCCGTCACGGATGAACGTCGGTCAGGTGCTCGAAACCCACCTGGGATGGGCGGCCAAGAACGGTTGGCGGTTCCCCGACAAGCCGGGCTGGTTCGACGACATCGACTGGCCGGCCGACTACACCGACGTGGAGGGGCCCGTCCGCTTCGCGACGCCGGTCTTCGACGGGGCGCGTGAGGTCGAGCTCCGTGATCTGCTGGCCAACACCCGCCCCACGGAGGACGGCGTCAAGCTGATCGATCAGGACGGCAAGGCGGTGGTCTACGACGGGCGCACCGGGCAGCCGATCGAGTCGCCGATCACGGTCGGGTACATCTACATCCTGAAGCTGCTGCACCTGGTCGATGACAAGATCCACGCACGCAGCACCGGCCCGTACTCGATGATCACCCAGCAGCCGCTTGGCGGCAAAGCCCAGTTCGGCGGCCAGCGGTTCGGTGAGATGGAGGTGTGGGCGCTCGAGGCGTACGGCGCGGCCTACGCCCTGCAGGAGCTGCTGACGATCAAATCCGATGACGTCGTCGGCCGGGTGAAGGTCTACGAGGCCATCGTCAAGGGAGAGAATATCCCCGAGCCCGGGATCCCCGAGTCGTTCAAGGTGCTGATGCAGGAGATGCGTTCGCTGGCGCTCAACGTCGATGTCTTGGGGATAACCGGCGAGGAGATCGAGCTACGAGAGACCGACGAGGACTCTTTCCGTGCGGCGGAGGCGTTGGGCATCGACCTGTCACGCCCGGAGAGACCGACGGCCGAGGAGGCGTAAGCGGCCCAGCAGGATGAACTGATCGGAAGTTGTGACAAGCAGAGAGGAACACACACGGTGTTCGATGTGAACAACTTCGAGAAGCTGCGGATCAACCTTGCCGAAGCGCAGCAGATCCGCATGTGGTCCAACGGCGAGGTCAAGAAGCCGGAGACCATCAACTACCGCACGCTCAAGCCCGAGAAGGACGGGCTGTTCTGCGAGAAGATCTTCGGGCCGACCCGCGACTGGGAGTGCTACTGCGGGAAGTACAAGCGGGTCCGGTTCAAGGGCATCATCTGCGAGCGCTGCGGTGTGGAGGTGACCCGCGCCAAGGTCCGTCGAGAGCGCATGGGTCACATCGAGCTCGCCGCCCCCGTGACCCACATCTGGTACCTCAAGGGCGTGCCGTCGCGCCTGGGGTATCTGCTCGACATGTCCCCCAAGGACCTCGAGAAGGTGATCTACTTCGCCGCCTACGTGATCACGTGGGTCGACGACGACAAGCGCCATGACGTGCTCCCGGAGATCGAGGCGGAGGTTGCCGAGGAGAAGAAGCTCATCGACGAGCAGCTCGAACGCGACCGCCAGGAGCTGCTCGAGCAGCTCGAGGTCACCCTCGAGGAGCTCGAGAAGCAGGGCGCCAAGCCCGACGTGGTCCGTCGTGAGCGCAAGGAGATCGAGAAGCAGCTCCAGGCCGTCGCGCGCCGCGCCGACGACGAGAAGAAGCACCTTGACGACATGATCGACACCCTCAAGAAGCTCACGCCCAGGCAGCTGATCGACCGTGACATCCTCTTCCGGGACATGCGTGACCGCTGGGGCGATTACTTCAGTGGAGGCATGGGAGCCGAAGCGATCCGCGAGCTGCTCGAGCACCACGATCTCGAGGCGGAATCGGAGTCGCTCAAGGAGGTCATCACAACATCGCGGGGCCAGAAGAAGCAGCGCGCCATCAAGCGGCTGAAAGTCGTCGAGGCGTTCCGTACGACCAGGAACAAGCCGGCCGCGATGGTCCTCGAGGCTGTGCCGGTGATCCCGCCGGACCTGCGCCCGATGGTGCAGCTGGACGGCGGCCGGTTCGCCACCTCGGACCTGAACGACCTCTACCGGCGGGTGATCAACCGCAACAACCGCCTCAAGCGTCTGCTGGATCTCGGGGCGCCCGAGATCATCGTGAACAACGAGAAGCGCATGCTGCAGGAGGCGGTTGACGCGCTGTTCGACAACGGTCGCCGTGGCCGCCCCGTCACCGGCCCCGGCAACCGCCCGCTGAAGTCGCTGTCGGACATGCTCAAGGGCAAGCAGGGCCGGTTCCGCCAGAATCTGCTCGGCAAGCGGGTCGACTACTCGGGCCGTTCTGTGATCGTGGTTGGTCCCGGACTCAAGCTCAACCAGTGCGGCCTGCCCAAGCAGATGGCCCTGGAACTGTTCAAGCCGTTCGTCATGAAGCGGCTCGTCGACCTCAACTACGCGCAGAACATCAAGTCCGCCAAACGGATGGTCGAGCGGTCCCGCCCGCAGGTGTGGGACGTGCTCGAGGAGGTCATCGCCGACCACCCGGTCCTGTTGAACCGGGCGCCGACCCTGCACCGTCTGGGCATCCAGGCGTTCATGCCGGTGCTCGTGGAGGGCAAGGCGATCCAGATCCACCCGTTGGTGTGCACGGCGTTCAACGCCGACTTCGACGGCGATCAGATGGCGGTGCACCTGCCGTTGAGTGCCGAGGCGCAGGCCGAGGCGCGGGTCTTGATGCTGTCGGCCAACAACATCCTGTCCCCGGCGACCGGACGTCCGCTCGCCACCCCGACCCAGGACATGGTGCTGGGCACCTACTACCTGACGTACGCCGAGGGCGACGCCCCCGACCCCACCGGCGACGGAGGGCGACGTGTCCTGACGTCGGTCGGGGAGATCGAGCACGCCCTCGATCGGCGGGATGTCCGCCTGCAGGAGTGGATCGTCATGCGGGTCGCCGGGAAGGAACTGCCACCCGAGCTCCGGCCGGCCGACGTCCGCGACGACGACGCGTGGGCGCAAGCCCTCGAGGAGCGGCGCCCCGTCCGGATCGTGACCACCCCTGGTCGTGCGATCTTCAACGAACGGCTCCCGGAGGCGTTCCCGTACGTCAACGAGACCCTCTCCAAGCGGGGACTGGCCGACATCGTCAACCGCTGCGCGGACCGCTTCCCTCAGTGGCAGGTCTCCGAGGTCCTCGACGGGTTGAAGGAACTCGGGTTCCGCTACGCCACCATCGCCGGTGTGACCATCTCGATGGAGGACACCGAGACCTACATCGACAAGGCTGCGGTGCTCGCGGCCTACGAGGAGCGTGCCGCCAAGGTCGAGAAGCAGTTCACCCGCGGCGTCATCACCGCCGACGAGCGTCGCCAGGAGCTGATCGAGATCTGGACGGAGGCGACCAACGAGGTCGCCCACCAGATGGAGAAGAGCTTCGGCCCACTCAACCCGATCTTGATGATGGCCAGCTCGGGTGCCCGGGGGAACATGACCCAGATCCGCCAGATCTCGGGGATGCGTGGGCTGGTCGCCAACCCCAAGGGCGAGATCATCCCACGTCCGATCAAGTCGAACTTCCGTGAGGGGCTGTCGGTGCTGGAGTACTTCATCTCCACGCACGGCGCCCGGAAGGGCCTGGCGGACACGGCTCTCCGGACGGCCGACTCGGGGTACCTCACCCGCCGCCTGGTGGACGTCTCCCAGGACCTGATCGTGCGTGAGGAGGACTGCGGCACGTCGCGGTCGGTCGATGTCCGGGTCGGCGAGCACGACTCACAGTCGCTGTACGGGCGGGTCCTGGCAGCCGACGTGACCTACCCCGGTGGCGACGACGTCCTGGTCAGCGCCGGCACGGAGGTCGCTGACGTCGAGATCCGCCTGCTGCGGCAGGTGCTGATCAAGGGCGTCGATCCCGAGACCGAGGAGCCGCTGGCCACGCAGCCCACCGATGACGACCGCGTGATCAAGGTCCGGTCGGTGCTGACCTGCGACACCGACTTCGGCGTGTGTCAGCTGTGCTACGGCCGGTCGCTGGCCGCCGGGCACGTGGTCGACATCGGCGAGGCGGTGGGCATCATCGCGGCGCAGTCGATCGGTGAGCCCGGCACGCAGTTGACCATGCGGACGTTCCACACCGGCGGTGTGGCCGGTGAGGACATCACGCAGGGTCTGCCGCGTGTCGTCGAGCTGTTCGAGGCTCGCAGTCCCCGGGGGAAGGCCGAGATCGCCCGGGTGGCTGGCCGGGTCACCATCGAGGACGATGAGCGCGGGCGGACGATCCGGATCTCCGGCGCGCGCGACGAGGTCGACGAGCACGAGGTGACCCGCCGCGCCCGGCTGCGGGTGGAGGACGGCGACCAGGTCCAGATCGGTCAGCAGCTGACGGAGGGGGCCGTCGACCCCCACGAGTTGCTGGAGGTCCTGGGTGCGCGGGCTGCGCAACTGCACCTGGTGCAGGAGGTGCAGGACGTGTACCGCTCGCAGGGTGTGCCGATCCACGACAAGCACGTGGAGACGATCGTCCGGCAGATGTTCCGCCGGGTGAACGTCGTCGATCCCGGAGACACGTCCTTCCTCCCCGGCGAGAACGTCGATCGGTCGAAGTTCCAGCGGGAGAACGAGGCCGTGCGCGAGCAGGGAGGCCAGCCCGC
This portion of the Actinomycetota bacterium genome encodes:
- the rplJ gene encoding 50S ribosomal protein L10, which gives rise to MVRAEKVAVVEQVREHLTSNPATLFTDYRGLTVPQLAELRDRLREVGARYVVVKNTLAQIAARDAGYGDLDQVLTGPTALTYCTDDPVSPAKALRDFARAHPELTVKGAILEGRFVDAATAEKLADLESREELLGRFAGMLYASLANAASLMQAPLAQVARLVQALEDKGGHPAEGGDAAAQPAPAETPADQEAPGEEPAAERAAEEAGPDADQERQPAAAASPVDGARDTVAAVVTTVGENVAEAVEAAGSAAESAADALAESPEDASEAVADAVERAGDAAEDAVETAGEALESAAEAVGDAVRSGTDSAADALQGQDTEEAEGPAS
- the rplA gene encoding 50S ribosomal protein L1 codes for the protein MAKHGKKYRAALEKIDRTRAYAPRAALRVLKDTVTVDFDPTVEIAFRLGIDPRKADQMVRGAVVLPAGTGTTANVAVIAVGEKATEAQEAGADLVGADDLIERLSAGELVDELDTIIATPDQMGKLGRLGKLLGPRGLMPNPKSGTVTMDVGRAVRDTKAGKVEYRSDRQGNVHTVLGKASFPIDQLLDNYQALFEELQRQRPASAKGRYFRNVTVSTSMGPGIHIDPARTRDLLEEEDIPATVA
- the nusG gene encoding transcription termination/antitermination protein NusG — encoded protein: MRLPGDWYVLHTYSGYEQRVRDNLESRVKALGIEERIHEVVIPTEEVTEYKKGKKQVVEKKVFPGYVMVRMDMDKETWGVVRNTPAVTGFVGTAGSEPLPLSIREVAEILRVPEQARVEADEIELEEEVAAVPEIDLDVDETVRVTSGPFADFTGTIAEINLDQHKLKVLVSIFGRETPVELGFDQVAKL
- the rplK gene encoding 50S ribosomal protein L11; protein product: MAKKVIGLIKLQIPAGQATPAPPVGPALGQHGVNIMEFCKVFNERTAPQQGDIVPVEITVFEDRSFTFITKTPPAAQLLLKAAGVDKGSGTPHSTMVATVTRDQVREIAERKMPDLNAIDVDGAMRIIEGTARSMGIIVEG
- the rpoB gene encoding DNA-directed RNA polymerase subunit beta, producing the protein MAGVHVEDRLSFSTLPEGLPLKELDLLAIQRASFRWLLDEGLGEIFDEISPIEDSQAKMALWFSDHRFEEPKYSEAECKEKDITYAAPLFVTAEFTNLETGEIKAQTVFMGDFPIMTEKGTFIVNGTERVVVSQLVRSPGVYFDTSIDKTTGRDVFGCKIIPARGAWLEFEVDKRDLVGVRVDRKRKQHITVFYRALKAIVRNESTGQYELAPREVLEEPVDDQEILDFFGAAESIQLTLGKDRSVPTPAEALEEIYKKLRPGEPPSAEQAGNLLINMFFNAKRYDLARVGRYKVDKKLGAEYQSLGWEAPQPHVLTKHDVLATMSYLVKLHAGLDGYDVDDIDHFGNRRLRSVGELIQNQVRIGLSRMERVVRERMTTQDLEAITPQTLINIRPVVSAIREFFGTSQLSQFMDQTNPLAGLTHKRRLSALGPGGLSRERAGFEVRDVHPSHYGRMCPIETPEGPNIGLIGSLASYARINEFGFIETPYRRVDGGRVTDQVDYLTADLEDRYIVAQANAPLDADGRFVNELVLCRAKGGEVREVIADEVDYMDVSPRQTVSVSAALIPFLEHDDANRALMGTNMQRQAVPLIKSESPFVGTGIEDKIARNAGDVVLTRRPGVVVEVAADHLYVKADDGGLDRYDLDKFQRTNQGTCFNQRPIVTEGQHVDVGDVLADGPSTHGGELALGKNLLVAFMSWEGFNYEDAIIVSQRLVREDEMTSIHVEQYEVDARETKLGPEEITRDIPNVSEEVLANLDEEGVIRIGAEVQPGDILVGKVTPKGETELTPEERLLRAIFGEKAREVRDTSLKVPHGEGGIVIGVRRFARTAGDELPPGVNDLVQVFVAQKRKISEGDKLAGRHGNKGVISKILPMEDMPFLADGTPVDIVLNPLGVPSRMNVGQVLETHLGWAAKNGWRFPDKPGWFDDIDWPADYTDVEGPVRFATPVFDGAREVELRDLLANTRPTEDGVKLIDQDGKAVVYDGRTGQPIESPITVGYIYILKLLHLVDDKIHARSTGPYSMITQQPLGGKAQFGGQRFGEMEVWALEAYGAAYALQELLTIKSDDVVGRVKVYEAIVKGENIPEPGIPESFKVLMQEMRSLALNVDVLGITGEEIELRETDEDSFRAAEALGIDLSRPERPTAEEA
- a CDS encoding DNA-directed RNA polymerase subunit beta', translating into MFDVNNFEKLRINLAEAQQIRMWSNGEVKKPETINYRTLKPEKDGLFCEKIFGPTRDWECYCGKYKRVRFKGIICERCGVEVTRAKVRRERMGHIELAAPVTHIWYLKGVPSRLGYLLDMSPKDLEKVIYFAAYVITWVDDDKRHDVLPEIEAEVAEEKKLIDEQLERDRQELLEQLEVTLEELEKQGAKPDVVRRERKEIEKQLQAVARRADDEKKHLDDMIDTLKKLTPRQLIDRDILFRDMRDRWGDYFSGGMGAEAIRELLEHHDLEAESESLKEVITTSRGQKKQRAIKRLKVVEAFRTTRNKPAAMVLEAVPVIPPDLRPMVQLDGGRFATSDLNDLYRRVINRNNRLKRLLDLGAPEIIVNNEKRMLQEAVDALFDNGRRGRPVTGPGNRPLKSLSDMLKGKQGRFRQNLLGKRVDYSGRSVIVVGPGLKLNQCGLPKQMALELFKPFVMKRLVDLNYAQNIKSAKRMVERSRPQVWDVLEEVIADHPVLLNRAPTLHRLGIQAFMPVLVEGKAIQIHPLVCTAFNADFDGDQMAVHLPLSAEAQAEARVLMLSANNILSPATGRPLATPTQDMVLGTYYLTYAEGDAPDPTGDGGRRVLTSVGEIEHALDRRDVRLQEWIVMRVAGKELPPELRPADVRDDDAWAQALEERRPVRIVTTPGRAIFNERLPEAFPYVNETLSKRGLADIVNRCADRFPQWQVSEVLDGLKELGFRYATIAGVTISMEDTETYIDKAAVLAAYEERAAKVEKQFTRGVITADERRQELIEIWTEATNEVAHQMEKSFGPLNPILMMASSGARGNMTQIRQISGMRGLVANPKGEIIPRPIKSNFREGLSVLEYFISTHGARKGLADTALRTADSGYLTRRLVDVSQDLIVREEDCGTSRSVDVRVGEHDSQSLYGRVLAADVTYPGGDDVLVSAGTEVADVEIRLLRQVLIKGVDPETEEPLATQPTDDDRVIKVRSVLTCDTDFGVCQLCYGRSLAAGHVVDIGEAVGIIAAQSIGEPGTQLTMRTFHTGGVAGEDITQGLPRVVELFEARSPRGKAEIARVAGRVTIEDDERGRTIRISGARDEVDEHEVTRRARLRVEDGDQVQIGQQLTEGAVDPHELLEVLGARAAQLHLVQEVQDVYRSQGVPIHDKHVETIVRQMFRRVNVVDPGDTSFLPGENVDRSKFQRENEAVREQGGQPASGRQLLMGITKASLATDSWLSAASFQETTRVLTEAAIESNEDALIGLKENVIIGKLIPAGTGLRRYRSVQVGHTDLPEQALPADIAEFLASTESYEGDGSWDFSEGWGYEGYGEAGS
- a CDS encoding response regulator, with translation MVAADSGHRTVLVVDADQAIRSLVKLTLDSDTTTVHEAADADAAMAAIDEHSADVAIVDAELPGGGVDACGRLKGSRRRTRTILLVRKGQLDDVDDPQGHVDALLTKPFTSLSLLRKVDGLTT
- the rplL gene encoding 50S ribosomal protein L7/L12, translating into MAKLSTDELIEQFKQLTLLELSELVKKFEDTFDVTAQAPVVAAAAPAAAAAQEEPAEEKTAFDVVLTGAGDKKIQVIKEVRGLTNLGLKEAKDLVEAAPKPVLEGVSKDQAEEAREKLEGAGATVEVA